From a region of the Solirubrobacterales bacterium genome:
- a CDS encoding helix-turn-helix transcriptional regulator: protein MTGIQEPWWAQNRPDSSVADEVELGDVDGAVSDRVRRKQVSEKTRKAAARIIQKLDDRRERKGLSKAALARKVKKQPASCRRLFSGESNPELFTLIEIANALDADIVLKPRTPRRATSAPPWRDDPEAWEDDWLEHQSRHSRDSE from the coding sequence ATGACTGGGATTCAGGAGCCCTGGTGGGCCCAGAACAGGCCGGACTCTTCGGTTGCAGACGAAGTCGAGCTCGGCGATGTCGACGGCGCAGTCTCAGACCGCGTGCGCCGGAAACAGGTGAGCGAGAAGACGCGAAAGGCCGCTGCGCGAATCATCCAGAAGCTGGATGATCGGCGCGAGCGGAAGGGGTTGTCCAAGGCTGCATTGGCGAGGAAGGTGAAGAAGCAGCCGGCGAGTTGCCGGCGGTTGTTCAGCGGCGAGAGCAACCCGGAACTCTTCACTCTGATTGAGATCGCGAATGCGCTCGACGCGGACATTGTTTTGAAGCCGCGGACGCCGCGGAGGGCGACGTCTGCTCCGCCATGGCGAGATGACCCAGAGGCGTGGGAAGACGACTGGCTCGAGCACCAGTCCCGTCATTCACGCGATTCGGAGTGA